From a single Nostoc sp. MS1 genomic region:
- a CDS encoding CBS domain-containing protein, whose amino-acid sequence MPKIVADVMSHNPVVVKPETPLQEAIKVLAERRISGLPVVDDDGKLLGIISETDLMWQETGVTPPAYFMFLDSVIYLQNPTAYDRDLHKALGQTVGEVMSKNPVTITPDESVKQAAQLMHDRKIHRLPVLDDAGQVIGILTRGDIIRAMAAS is encoded by the coding sequence ATGCCTAAAATTGTTGCCGATGTGATGAGTCACAACCCTGTTGTTGTCAAGCCAGAAACGCCACTACAAGAAGCTATTAAGGTTCTGGCAGAACGACGCATTAGTGGTCTACCTGTTGTAGATGATGACGGTAAGTTGTTGGGCATTATCTCAGAGACTGATTTAATGTGGCAAGAAACTGGTGTGACTCCTCCTGCATATTTCATGTTTTTAGATAGTGTCATCTATTTACAGAATCCTACTGCTTATGACCGCGACCTGCATAAGGCGTTGGGACAAACTGTGGGCGAAGTAATGAGTAAAAATCCTGTGACTATTACGCCTGATGAGTCTGTGAAACAAGCGGCCCAACTAATGCACGATCGCAAGATTCACCGCTTACCAGTACTAGATGATGCAGGTCAAGTTATTGGCATCCTCACCCGTGGCGATATTATCCGCGCAATGGCAGCCAGTTAG
- the mutT gene encoding 8-oxo-dGTP diphosphatase MutT: MNAIATPPHKIIGVAVIWNDQQQILIDRRRPGGAMGGLWEFPGGKIEPGESVEECIQREIKEELGISIEVGERLITIDHTYTHLRVTLTVHHCCWLKGIPQPLECDEVRWVTLDELDQFTFPEANSEIIAALRGVDEDKGE, encoded by the coding sequence ATGAATGCGATCGCTACTCCACCCCATAAAATTATCGGCGTTGCTGTCATTTGGAACGACCAGCAGCAAATATTAATCGACCGCCGTCGTCCAGGGGGAGCAATGGGTGGCTTGTGGGAGTTCCCAGGTGGGAAAATCGAACCAGGAGAAAGTGTAGAAGAATGTATTCAACGAGAAATTAAAGAAGAACTAGGGATATCAATTGAAGTAGGCGAACGTCTCATAACTATTGATCACACCTATACCCATCTGCGTGTAACTCTCACAGTACATCACTGTTGCTGGCTCAAAGGCATTCCCCAACCTCTGGAATGTGATGAAGTTCGCTGGGTAACGTTAGATGAACTAGACCAGTTTACATTTCCTGAAGCTAATAGCGAGATTATTGCTGCATTGCGAGGAGTAGACGAAGACAAGGGAGAATAG
- a CDS encoding DUF760 domain-containing protein, which produces MSNQFNRVSEFFDSDAETSNLLWQYVKSLSPETVTQLSKPTSPEVFQVMERNIVGLLGNLPPEHFGVTITTSRENLGRLLASAMISGYFLRNAEQRMSFETVLQGSESHQNEAE; this is translated from the coding sequence GTGAGTAACCAATTTAATAGAGTTTCAGAATTTTTTGATAGCGATGCAGAAACAAGTAATTTGTTGTGGCAATATGTTAAGTCATTAAGTCCAGAAACAGTTACCCAACTTTCTAAACCCACATCACCAGAAGTTTTTCAGGTAATGGAACGCAATATTGTCGGATTATTGGGTAACTTACCTCCAGAGCATTTTGGTGTTACCATCACCACCAGCCGGGAGAATTTAGGACGCTTGTTGGCTTCAGCAATGATTAGTGGTTACTTTTTGCGTAACGCTGAACAGAGAATGAGCTTTGAAACAGTCTTACAAGGAAGTGAAAGTCATCAAAACGAAGCTGAATAG